From the Actinomycetes bacterium genome, the window TCTACGGCCCGGGCACCTACCGCACCTACGTCACCGATGGCGTCACGCCGAACATGAGCACGTTCCTCACCGGGACATCCAACTCGAGCTACCTGAGCTGGTTGGACGGGGAGTACAACTCGGTCACCCCGACGCCGACCGCCGGCCTGGGGCAGACCAACCAGCGCATCGGGTGGAGCACGTATGACCGGTTGGTCTCGATTGCCCCTTCCGCGGCCAACAGCGGGACAACCATCCAGGACAGCCAGGTGCAGTCCGAGCTGTCCGCGCAGATCGTGGCCGGACACGTGCCGGCACCGCAGAAAGACGCGGCGGGTAACAACAACACCGACTACGTCGTGTACTTCCCGTCCGGCACGACCATCTGCGACACCGGTGCGTGCTCGATGGCGAGCGGCGGGTTCTGCGCCTACCACGGCACGATCGCCAACGTCCCCGGCTACGGCGAGGTCTACTACACCGTCATGCCCGACTTCACCCCAGCGGGGACCGGTTGCGGTACGGACCCGGTGGAGTTCAACAATGCCACCTCGGTGCTGTCCCACGAACTGGTAGAGACGATCACCGATCCCGAGGTTGGCTTGGCCACCAGCAACGCTCCGCCGCTGGCCTGGTACGACCTCGCCAACGGCGAGATCGGTGACATCTGCAACGCACAGCAGGGCACCATCCTCGGGTCGGATGGCGTCGCCTACGTCGTGCAAACGGAGTACAGCAACGCCCTCGCCAGCTGCGTTGTGAGCAACCCATCGGTCACGTCGGCGTCGGCGATCACCAGTGCCGCGTCGGTGTCGTTCACGGCGGGTTCGGCGGGGTCGTTCACGGTGACAACGTCGGGTTCGCCGGCGCCGCGATTGTCGGTGACGGGCGCGTTGCCGTCGGGGGTGTCGTTCATCGACAACGGTGACGGCACGGCCACCCTGAGCGGGAAGCCGGCGGCGGGCACGGGCGGCTCGTACGCGCTGACGTTGACCGCGCACAACGGCGTCGGGTCGGACGCCACCCAGGCCTTCACGATGACCGTCAGCCAGGCGTCGGCGATCACCAGTGCCGCCTCGATGTCGTTCACGGCGGGTTCGGCGGGGTCGTTCACGGTGACAACGTCGGGTTCGCCGGCGCCGCGATTGTCGGTGACGGGCGCGTTGCCGTCGGGGGTGTCGTTCATCGACAACGGTGACGGCACGGCCACTGTGTCTGGCACTCCAGGGTCTGCGTCGGCCGGGACCTACGCTTTGAACATCACCGCACACAACAGCGTGGGTGCCGACGCCACCCAGGTCTGCACGCTGACGGTTGCCAACCCCAGCGGTGGTGGCGGTGGCGGAGCAGCTACCTCGACGGTGGGTCGGGACTTCGGGCCTGACCGTTACGCCACGTCGGCGGCGATTGCCAGGGACCACTTCGGCCCGGGGGTTCCGATTGTGTTCGTGGCGACTGGGCAGGACTTCCCCGATGCGCTGGCTGCCGGTGCAGCCGCTGGCTTGATGGGCGGTCCGGTCCTGCTGGTCCAGCCGACCGCGATCCCGTCGTCCATTTCGGCTGAGCTGGCGGCGCTGGCTCCGCAGCAGATCGTCGTGGTTGGTGGCACCGGTGCCGTCTCCGACACGGTGCTGCTCGCGCTCAAGGCGTTCACGACCGGCCCGGTGACCAGGGTCAGTGGTGCGAACCGGTATGCGACGGCGGCTGCCTTGTCGGCCAGGTACTTCGCCCCGGGGGTTGCTGAAGTCCTGATCACAACCGGCACGAACTATCCCGATGCGCTGACCGGGTCTGCGGCGGCGGGGGCCGCGCGGGTGCCGG encodes:
- a CDS encoding cell wall-binding repeat-containing protein — encoded protein: MSVLAAGLFLPRVSAFAAGSAPVAPAGTVLGHRVHVMPYGAKASQTGARNASAPAGAKLTYYGGRVVSHVRTVGVLYGPGTYRTYVTDGVTPNMSTFLTGTSNSSYLSWLDGEYNSVTPTPTAGLGQTNQRIGWSTYDRLVSIAPSAANSGTTIQDSQVQSELSAQIVAGHVPAPQKDAAGNNNTDYVVYFPSGTTICDTGACSMASGGFCAYHGTIANVPGYGEVYYTVMPDFTPAGTGCGTDPVEFNNATSVLSHELVETITDPEVGLATSNAPPLAWYDLANGEIGDICNAQQGTILGSDGVAYVVQTEYSNALASCVVSNPSVTSASAITSAASVSFTAGSAGSFTVTTSGSPAPRLSVTGALPSGVSFIDNGDGTATLSGKPAAGTGGSYALTLTAHNGVGSDATQAFTMTVSQASAITSAASMSFTAGSAGSFTVTTSGSPAPRLSVTGALPSGVSFIDNGDGTATVSGTPGSASAGTYALNITAHNSVGADATQVCTLTVANPSGGGGGGAATSTVGRDFGPDRYATSAAIARDHFGPGVPIVFVATGQDFPDALAAGAAAGLMGGPVLLVQPTAIPSSISAELAALAPQQIVVVGGTGAVSDTVLLALKAFTTGPVTRVSGANRYATAAALSARYFAPGVAEVLITTGTNYPDALTGSAAAGAARVPVLLVTSSGIPAETVAELRRLHPGRITILGGPGAVSAAVATSLATYAPTVRRLSGVDRYGTAAAISQAFFGSASRVFLATGSGFADALSAAALAAAVDGPVLLSDYACVPAADLNEISRLSANQITLVGGPGALSSAVQNLTACSG